A genomic segment from Capra hircus breed San Clemente chromosome 7, ASM170441v1, whole genome shotgun sequence encodes:
- the LOC102189947 gene encoding olfactory receptor 2T27-like, whose amino-acid sequence MNQKNDTSTDFILLGLFPWFRHPNLLILIIILIYTAAFTGNSILILLIWLDSHLHTPMYFLLSQLSLIDLAYISCTVPKMVTNYFTGKKNISYFSCATQLFFFLTLGLAECILLTLMAYDRYVAVCNPLRYTVLMNPNICLQMVAAAWIGGALAALVHTIYPMNFPICGSREINHYFCEMPAILRLSCMDISAYEMVKFVSTIVFLLIPFILILTSYTLIFLTVLRMNSRKGKNKALATCSSHMTVVSLYFGQAIFIYMTPTLAHTPEQDQIGTVLGTIVTPMLNPLIYSLRNKEVAGALRKCMGKCYS is encoded by the coding sequence ATGAATCAGAAGAATGATACCTCAACTGACTTCATCCTCCTGGGGCTCTTTCCCTGGTTCAGGCATCCCAACCTCCTCATCCTCATTATCATCCTTATCTACACTGCTGCCTTTACTGGAAACTCCATACTAATCCTCCTTATCTGGCTGGACTCCCATCTTCATACTCCCATGTACTTCCTACTCAGTCAGCTCTCCCTCATTGACCTGGCTTACATTTCCTGCACAGTCCCCAAAATGGTCACCAACTATTTCACAGGAAAGAAGAACATTTCCTATTTTTCCTGTGCTACTCAGCTCTTCTTTTTCCTCACCCTTGGCCTTGCTGAGTGCATCTTGCTGACTCTCATGGCTTATGACCGCTATGTGGCTGTCTGTAACCCCCTGCGGTACACAGTCCTCATGAACCCCAACATCTGTCTACAGATGGTTGCTGCAGCCTGGATTGGTGGAGCTCTTGCAGCCCTTGTACACACCATCTATCCCATGAACTTCCCCATCTGTGGTTCCAGAGAGATTAATCATTACTTCTGTGAGATGCCTGCCATCCTGAGATTGTCTTGTATGGATATATCAGCCTATGAGATGGTGAAATTTGTGTCAACCATTGTTTTTCTCCTGATCCCATTTATTCTCATTCTAACTTCCTACACTCTCATCTTCCTCACTGTTCTCAGGATGAACTCTCGCAAGGGCAAGAACAAAGCCCTGGCTACCTGCTCTTCCCACATGACAGTGGTGAGTCTCTACTTTGGTCAAGCTATCTTCATCTACATGACACCCACCTTAGCCCATACACCTGAACAAGACCAGATTGGAACTGTTCTTGGCACCATAGTGACCCCCATGCTCAACCCACtcatctacagcctgaggaaTAAAGAAGTGGCGGGGGCTCTGAGGAAGTGCATGGGAAAGTGTTACAGTTGA